From Bombus huntii isolate Logan2020A chromosome 4, iyBomHunt1.1, whole genome shotgun sequence, one genomic window encodes:
- the LOC126864769 gene encoding zinc finger protein 181-like isoform X4: MKRKAKALSPESLKSTKNYLSENNTSYYRTERKEENANLVNNSPINDHSVTQTTVHISNEILCEKTSGSDQRDASNLEENTNNLKHKNLNHNISRKTTVRTRSMNNLNSAQKDEEDISINTHQPVGRRKGSKNKLEKMRGVSFSAGSRKKRKREEEKEKIIQNDMGKSDTLNSSLKNLDNKCKSNCLHVIYDNDKSNNVINNIETSPKPQVEQEAVKEQVAMVDTSSNVNYTKVKEPDIVYINNENHHIGDDLVINKLRKMESDGKSTEKPDSHLNNTGDLSVKSKAISVIVKQEKGEAESTPPSETKRTNQLGLTPNEILRQKDKTVAENHDQKGKKLDLTQISRSLVEESEKTENSETNLVTVQNIIKHSDVFNNPQLKIFTEQNRVTVIRSLQSNELSNPKMMQEDSTEPCIAIDVIDQSTTNEIECNLSKRSLSRLSEDSFNKIKSKDRSFGKISELISDEQKRAIETYYTVDMSIVNLEEVQKNITIINKKNIRCNICGSLYLRMDKCQVHIWGHLQMKPYQCKACDFATVTVSNVRCHIRKSHLKIKPFACHLCEKRYVNAILLEEHINTHTGARPYKCKLCDFASSSRQILSYHNATHKPLKDINCKLCGKEFYSKSRLRAHMIVHNKDKAVMCKLCSAYLSNAKALETHHKNIHMQDYVCNICGKHTKSRKALHNHQNVHAAAKYKCTLCPNVYKSSQILKEHLLKHEGIRKYKCNVCEKSFGQQSHLAAHMAVHSKIRFHCPGCDKPFNRLDNMKIHTKRCKLFLANPELKNLLSKRERTISFNNIAELTAELKTGNMTNSMSQVSLENQNDEMLVVKTVEHEQKTALNLRKLGLNISCIESTEKTWNSDKMYNEKEVMKSSENVAINVTNIDDRLIPENENVSILENVLGPENY, from the exons ATGAAACGGAAAGCTAAGGCATTATCACCTGAAAGTCTAAAGAGTACAAAAAATTATCTGTCCGAAAATAATACGTCGTACTACAGGactgaaagaaaagaagaaaacgccAATCTCGTAAATAATTCCCCTATTAATGATCACTCGGTTACACAAACTACGGTACATATaagcaatgaaattttatgtgAAAAAACATCGGGGAGTGACCAGCGTGATGCTAGTAATTTAGAAGAGAATACAAACAatttaaaacataaaaatttaaacCACAATATATCAAGAAAGACTACAGTTCGTACAAGGTCAATGAATAACTTGAACTCGGCGCAAAAAGATGAGGAGGACATTAGTATAAATACACATCAGCCTGTAGGACGTAGAAAAGGATCGAAAAACAAATTGGAGAAGATGAGAGGAGTCAGTTTCTCAGCAGGCAgcagaaaaaagagaaagagggaagaagaaaaagaaaagataatcCAAAATGATATGGGTAAGAGTGATACTTTAAATAgtagtttaaaaaatttggaTAACAAATGCAAAAGCAACTGCCTGCATGTTATTTATGATAATGATAAGTCCAATAATGTgattaataatattgaaaCCTCCCCCAAACCACAAGTTGAGCAAGAGGCAGTGAAGGAACAGGTGGCAATGGTGGACACATCCTCAAATGTAAATTATACCAAAGTTAAGGAACctgatattgtatacataaataatgaaaatcaTCATATTGGCGATGatttagtaattaataaattaagaaaaatggaATCTGATGGTAAAAGCACAGAAAAACCTGACAGCCATTTGAACAATACAGGAGATTTGTCTGTAAAAAGTAAAGCAATATCAGTTATTGTAAAGCAAGAGAAAGGAGAAGCAGAAAGTACTCCTCCTAGCGAGACTAAAAGGACAAATCAGCTTGGTTTGACTCCTAATGAGATACTAAGACAGAAAGATAAAACTGTAGCGGAGAATCATGatcaaaaaggaaaaaagttAGATTTAACGCAGATATCTCGTTCATTGGTGGAGGAATCTGAGAAAACTGAAAATAGTGAGACTAATTTAGTAACagtacaaaatattattaagcATTCTGATGTTTTTAATAATCcgcaattaaaaatatttacagaaCAAAATCGTGTGACCGTTATAAGGTCTTTGCAATCTAATGAATTATCAAATCCAAAGATGATGCAGGAAGATTCCACAGAACCGTGCATTGCAATAGATGTAATAGACCAAAGTACTACAAATGAGATAGAATGCAACCTCAGCAAACGTTCATTATCTCGATTGAGTGAAGatagttttaataaaattaaaagtaaagaTAGGTCGTTTGGAAAAATCTCCGAATTGATAAGTGATGAACAAAAACGAGCTATTGAGACTTATTACACGGTGGACATGTCGATAGTAAATTTGGAAGAAGTACAAAAAAACATaacgataattaataaaaagaatatacgCTGCAATATTTGTGGCTCCCTTTATCTCAGAATGGATAAGTGTCAG GTACATATTTGGGGACATTTACAAATGAAGCCCTATCAATGCAAAGCTTGTGACTTTGCCACAGTTACAGTTAGCAATGTTCGATGCCATATCAGAAAAAgtcatttaaaaattaaaccaTTCGCGTGCCATCTGTGTGAAAAACGATATGTAAATGCCATTTTATTAGAAGAGCATATTAATACTCATACAGGTGCCCGTCCATACAAATGCAAGCTCTGTGATTTTGCAAGTTCTAGTAGACAAATATTAAGTTATCATAATGCCACTCATAAACCATTGAAG GATATTAACTGTAAACTTTGTGGAAAAGAGTTTTATTCAAAAAGCAGATTGCGTGCACACATGATTGTACACAACAAAGATAAAGCCGTTATGTGTAAACTATGTTCTGCTTATTTATCTAATGCAAAAGCATTAGAAACGCATCATAAAAACATTCACATGCAAGATTATGTATGTAACATATGCGGTAAACACACCAAATCAAGAAAAGCTTTACACAATCATCAAAAT GTTCACGCTGCTGCAAAATACAAATGTACTCTATGCCCAAATGTGTATAAGAGTAGTCAAATACTAAAAGAACATCTTTTAAAACATGAAGGTATTAGAAAGTACAAATGTAATGTCTGTGAAAAGTCGTTTGGTCAGCAGTCTCATTTAGCTGCTCACATGGCAGTACATAGCAAAATTAG ATTTCATTGTCCTGGATGTGACAAACCTTTCAATCGTCTGGACAATATGAAGATACATACTAAACGATGTAAACTATTTTTGGCAAATCCAGAGCTAAAAAATCTTTTAAGTAAGAGAGAAAGGACTATATCGTTCAATAATATAGCAGAATTAACTGCAGAGCTAAAGACTGGTAATATGACAAATTCAATGTCTCAAGTTTCTCTAGAAAACCAGAATGATGAAATGTTAGTAGTAAAGACTGTGGAGCATGAACAAAAGACTGCATTGAATCTTCGCAAATTAGGGCTAAATATTTCTTGCATTGAATCAACAGAAAAAACATGGAATTCTGATAAGATgtataatgaaaaagaagtaaTGAAATCTTCTGAAAACGTTGCAATTAACGTTACAAATATCGATGACAGATTAATTccagaaaatgaaaatgtgtCAATTCTTGAAAACGTCTTAGGAccagaaaattattaa